The Gossypium arboreum isolate Shixiya-1 chromosome 4, ASM2569848v2, whole genome shotgun sequence DNA segment TTACTTTGTAAAATGATCTTGTTAATAATagttcattttaagtaatttaccCATTCATCTGTTTATCCTTTCTCCTTTAATGTTAGGAAAACAatctaatcaaaataataattatattagaaCTGAATCTCtaattatttcaaaatatttaataatacgaGTAGAATGAGACCTATATATATTTCATACTTTTTTTTGAATACCTATTTTGTTGTGGTAGAACAATTTGAACATTTACAACATATCTAAAAATTCTAAATTGGTAAATATTTGACTTCTAACCAAAAGTTAATCGTAATAGAGAGTATTTATTATAACTTAGTGGCATGATGTGTACAAGTGTTGTTACATGTAAAATAATATGTCCTTGTACAAATAAAAGAAGTTTCATTCTTAAAAGTAATGATATAACTATTAATTAGAGAATTTTAATAAAGAACTTAGAATATATGTCCCAAAACCAAGACACTATACCAAGACATATGTTTATAATCAATTGTCACTTGGTTATCCTTAGCTTTATCCTAACAACTATAACATGCATAATGATAGTCCCCTACATTCGAAATCCTCCTCCACTTAAAGGCTAAGTTCAATGCTACATTGGCTTAAAGGACAATGATTGGGATGCAAGACTTTTGAAGTACACAATGATTGGGGCGATGAATAGAAAGGTTTGTTTCATGTACTTGTAAGTTGTGGCAAGACATCATGTATCTTGTCCATATACATTCCAACAAAATGGGATAGTTGAGCTTAAACATAGAAACATAATGAATCTTGGGTTAACTCCCTATGCTTAAACTTCTCTTCTATTCCATTTTTTGTTTGATCCCTTCTATAGTACATCAAGGTTTGTTTCCATATAAGAAACTTCAAAACAAGAAACCTAATTACTTGTTATTTAAGGTTTTTGGCTACTTTTGTTTTCCTTGTCTACActcatataacaaacacaaatCGGATTTTAGATAACAACCTTGTATGTTCTATTAGTAGATAAGTATATATAGTTATAATTGTATATAGTTAAAACGAAGTTGATCAGTTAATGAATCATAattcaatttctttctttttcagttTTATTTCTTCCTCATCTTTAGCTTTCCTCATAAAAATGGTTAGAGCtgcatattttctttcaataattaagtaaaaaaaatattatgattaattttgtaacaacccaattttcagtAGTGTCGGAACTGTGATTTTGTAACTCCATTTTCAAATTCGAacccgtaaatattaaataatttacgAGGATAGTATACAAGTTTATTAAAGTTTGGTCCAACAATTTTGTCAAATCACTAGTTAATTAAGGTATAGGGACTTAAATGTAAAAGTCTTATcattatagatttttaattagttaAAGGACCAAATTGGTAATTAAACCAATTCTTATTAATAGATCGTAGAATATGATGATAGAATCCACTTATAATTGTTAATGAAAGattaagttaatttaattaaatggttAAGGTATTAATTATGGTATAAAAGATAAAATGGTGGAGAATTGTCATAAGTTCATCTTTTCCACTGTTCGTGagcttaaaagaaaaaaaaaagggttttgagCTTTAAACATTTGGTCCATCAAATTGGTAAATTTTCAAGTCTTTTTCttgtaaatttatgttttttagGTTGTAGGAGTTTGATTTAGCTAGCTCATGTATtgatttgtaaaactgttaaagtttttgaaagttaTCATTGACAATTTCTTAAAGAAATtagtgttaaattgatagaatttaaaGCTTAAAtgtgaaaaaggactagattgtaaagtgTAAATTGCTAGTTTTgtaaaaaaggactaaagtgTATAAATTGAATATCTGATGTGAAATTTCTGTAATTATTGATAGTAGAAGGTCCTAAAAGGATGTAAATTAAGATCAATTTTGAAACCGAAGCTCAAAATTGAAAATTATAACAATTTCGATTTTAGGGGCTAAATCGAATAAAATATTAATCTTTAAGGGcatttgaaaaatgaaattggATTGATTCATGCATATAATAGGATGTTATAAAAtatttggaattgataaattaaaCTGAATTATTGTATAGATCGAGAATTGAACCAAATcgaagataataaaaaaaaggcaAAATTGTTTATTTGTCCTTAAGGGCTTGTTCATTTGATGTtttgccaggtaagttcatatgaaacttATTGTTTTGTCTCAAGTTACAAttgaattgttattattatttttttgcttATTAGTTTATATAAATGTGAATTTAGTGATTTTGGCATCAACTAGACTAAATTGCGAAGTATGAAAAATATGATCTTTATGAATAGGTACCAAATGGAAATTGAATGTTTATAagattggtatgacatgtatatattGTTACGTGGATTGAAATGTTATGGTTACATTAATAATGCCtgtgtgaacttagtaaaggaTTAAGATATGGCATGTCATTAGGGTCAAATATGGAAACGATCAGGGATTTACATAGTTATATGAGATCTAACATTTGTTGTGAATTCTTGTTTATATGTATCATtggtttagcctggattggtaacctCGATATGATGTCAGCTTATGTGAGCAAATTCATAAatgtcagcttgtgtaagcaacCTTGATCGCTATCAGCTTGTATGAGCAATATAGTCCTATGTATCCAAGTTGATTTACTAAGGTTCTCTTGAGTGAAAATGGTAACCTAATGGAAATAAAATTGTTGAAATGATTTAAACATGAATTGAATTACATATGCTTTCAAATTGGATATGAATGGGATGGTATATGATATTAAATGGAattgttgtatatatatatgttttgtgtTATAAGTTCTTGATGTATAAGTGAACTAACCTATTGGTTGTATTTGTTGATATGTATATGATATGTTGAGTATGTCAAGGGATGCCATATAGAATGACAatgtatttaaatgtttaatttgttgTAATGTTAaagtaagttaagtaaatttcataatgacttactaagcattcaatcTGCTTACTCTGTTGTCTCCCTTTTTCCTTGTAGATTGTCAATTTGCGAAACGTGTCTATCGAATTATTGAAAAGCTCACACTATCTTTTTATTGATTCAGTAGTTTTTCAATCGTTTTAAAGTCCAATTTCATGGCATGTGCATAGGTGTTTTGTATATGTTAACCATGAATGCTAAACATAGTTTGAAAACTTATCTAATGCAtgattttgaaaatgtgaatatctAATTGAAATGGTTTGTTATGGTAAATGGTTTGTGTTATGTAGTAGCAAATGAAGTGGCATAAATAGATGTGAATTGGCATTTACAAGTTGGTATTTAGACAATTGTTTGCTACGTATGCTAAGGTAAGGAAATGTTATATCTAATGCTTAATTAGGTGATGTAAGTTAATATGAAGTTAAATGTGGTTATTTGTACTTGAATGGTATGTATGGAGTGTTTTTGTGCAGGTGAAGTTAGCCATTTGTGCACAATTTGATGAAATAGTTTGGAAGTACTGAAAAAAGTACCAAATGgttcatttttaccaaaaatagaGTCCTTGTCCCGACGAGTAACCTTCCTTGTCGCAATGTCGACCGACAGTGAATCACATCGCGACGTCAAATGGCATGAAGTCACAACGTGATAGACTATTTGGCAACATCACAACATGGAAGAGGTGACGTTATGACATCGAttctgaatttttaaatttttttaatttggtcctaTTTCATGCTTGGGTCaacaaaagagctttcgtaagctcgattaAGTCTCAGATTTAATTGTGAATCATAATATTaatatgtttatgatatgattgattgTTTGAATGATTTATTTGCGATGTATTTGATGGTATTTGCTCCGGCGGCAAATGTAACATCTTGTATATAACAGCCTgtttttcaatggtgtcaaaaatagtgattttgggaccttGTTTTTATAAACtgagttgtaaatatttttataaatatttacggagtgtcattaaggtgttattaaagtttcgttaagaaattttaacgtttcgatagttaattaattaaaaatgaccaaattaaaaaaagTGCAGTCCTGGGACTCCGTTCCCGTAAATCAGACTCGTaaagttgtgtagttaattaagttctggttaagtgaatttgcattaattaagagtaattaggtataaggacttaattgcatataGGGTAAAAGTtcaattatagattaaagaaaaattaaagggactaaaggATCAATTATGCCATTGTTCTTAAATAAGGCGGCATAAGATAGATATTTATAAAACTTAAAGTTAAaatgtatattataatattataatattatttaatccgAATTTAGTTGTTAATTGTTATAATCCGAATTtctagtttgtatttctataatctgaatttagttgttaattgttttaatttaatttaatgtacatggtaagtgttgaggtgagaattattgtgttttgcaattgaaatggattgatttaatatgtgatgaatttattgaatttatattgattaaaatggtatatatattgaatatattgattatttgaattgaaatgaatattggttgtatttgtaaagtgaaattaaaccctattaactgtattgggctgagtcggatatagatggcatgccataggattggaagagttcagggatttcttcgacttcgagtcgatgagacactgggtgtcaatttattacttcgaatatattcgatgaggcactaggtgtcaatttattttggtttagccgatgagacactgagtgtcaaattattacttcaAATTATCCGATAAGGCACtgagtgccaaactggtgtgttttagttggatccgtgtatctgttCGAGTCCGAgccatgttaataggggtaaatgaataataaagatttataatttatattgaaatggcattgtatgataaatggaagtgaaatagtgaattgaaaatagaatgtgaaatatgtttgcaaatatatggaatatatgagttatatactcatgaaaTGAATATGGAATGACTAATGCAAATgtataatgaaatgtgaaataaattgtgaaaagctatttatatagcaagtatgagaattgagatatttgtgaaacaaatgaaatatgatatggttgttgaaataattaaatattaatatgtgtttatatgtCAATAGCATATTTGAAATTTCTTATCTTTAAatattcgaattatagaaataccactaagtttatactcagcgtatggttttGTTTTCCGTACGAAGGTTAGGTACTTAACTTTTGATCATCGATTCATCATCCAACAAcaatcccgaactcaaatgtggtgatgtttatcttttgtgttggcatgtacctagggtgtctaaataatagttattttctGGTTTGATTGTTAATGAGGTTATAAGTTTAATTTTGGTttgttttatacatataaatatgtgtttgtttttTAAGCCATATTATGGCATGGTAAATTGAACTAAATCTAGATAGGTGCATGTGGATTTAATTCTCTGTTGAAGTGCTCATGAACTAGGCAAAATTGATTTGGAAttgatatatttataatttagattaaaatgatgctttgatgacttgttttgatgatatgaaatgtttgaattttCTATCTGTTTGATTtataaactccagtaatgctccaTAATCCTGTTCCAACGAGAGATACGGGTTGGGGAAGTTACACTGTATCTCAGACCCAATGATCAGGTTAGGTAAGAGATGTTACAAATTTGGTCATTGAGATATAAGTAGGGAGAAAATGCTTAAGTCATTGGGAATTTTTTTTGTATTCACGATATTTTTCATctgtttaaaatattataaatttgtataaaattttacATACTAATAATTCATTATATGGATATTAATTTTTCAGTTCTTAATGAATTCAATGAAGTGGATGGTCCAAATTTCTCACTTTGAACTTGGGACCATTGCATAAAGTCCAATGAATCAAACGGTTGGTCTAACTATGAAATTTGaccttttaactttttttaaacTTTCAAGTCTATCCAAAAATTTTGAATGCTAAAACAACTCTTCTAAAatagttaaaaaaatttatttatattataattatttatatgatggtttattaaaattttaatatatatttattaaaataattatattattgaaattatTTCTTTTACTAATGAAGAAATTgattaaaaatcatttttaaacaATTATGAATTTTTCgtgttaaatataaattattttatattaaattatagttATGACCCTCTAATATGTTTAAACTTATGGGTTAGGCTTATATGATATGTGGTAACTAATTAATTGCATGATTAGTTTTTACTTAACAAGTATGTGAATGATTAAGGTGATGCTTAGGGTCATTTTTGGATCAAATGAGATTGGTGTCTACTAATCTTGTTTGAAACAAGGCCTTTTTGAGTAAATTATTCCAAAAGTCGCGACTTTCCCCTCCCGAAGTTGTGACAATAAGTTTCTGATCTCCTGGTTGCAACATTCCTTGGTAAAGTTACGGCATTAGAAATTAATTGACTTTAGTGCCGCAACTTGCATTTTTTTAGTGTTGTGACATTGAGCTATCTGTCTTCAAGGTCGCGACTTTCCCTTTGTAAATACTGAACGCCGATAATGGCAATATAAAACGATCGCAAAGTAATAAGAAAGGAAAaataagaacacacagattttacgtggaaaacctttcgggaaaaaaatacAGGCAAAAGAGAAGAAATTTCAAATGATGcaagaggagtttcgactacttctatttataggttgaaaacctattctaatcaatgtcaaatagaAGGAGAGAAGTTCTATACGGATTTTATTTGTAcaatcaattttaaataaaagaagtgtaCTTCGGCCCTCGGCCTTTGCCCCCACAGATCCTCCTATTTTGTCATTGTATTTGATTTCTTTAACATGAATTtgagtcacacaactctaacaccCTTATTGAAGTTGCGACATCAACATCCTATCTTCCTGGTTGCGACTCACTTCAAATGAAGTCGTGACATCTTGTTACTACATTTGGTATCACGACATCCATATTTTCATGTTGCAGCCGCACCTCCTGTTttgattatttttacaatttagtccttcactTGTTCCGGAATATCATGAGAGCTTTTGTAAGCATACTTATAACCTGGATTTGAATAAACAATGTTTTCAAAAGTTTTATAACTTAATTGTTGTATTATTTATCTCAATGAATATTGAAACAAAATTATAATTACTACGGCAACGAATGTGTCATCTCATATCTCGGACCTAACGATTTGGTCAAGATTGAGGTATTACCTAAGGTGTGGCCAAATttttacaacaataataataatagcagcCAGCTACAATTATTGAGttaatattcaatttttttttttttgaagttatAACAATTCCAAAATATTCAATTCTTCCAAacactaaattaaataattaactcaataattaaaCTGAATAACTAACAAGCTGTATATTTTACATAATGCGAGACTCAAACCTGAAACCTCAAAGATGATTAATATATTATCTCTAATAATTGATGATGAGGTCATTATTTTCGATTCATCAAATAAAAGATAGAATAAAAAAGTGTCCTCAACGAAATTGTATGGCTTTCAAAGAGAATGAAAATATGTTGGTAGGATTCAAGTACAAGTATagaatataaatatataccttacATGTTTCAAGGATACTTTGGAATAGAATATACAACAATGCACACACTTATGAATATATACCTTACATGTTTCAAGGATACTTTGGAATAGAATATACAACAATGCACACACTTATGATAAACCAACCAAAAACAGAATCAGTCATGACATTTCTAGAATAGAAAAAATAGCACAAAATGAACCACGAAAAACAAAGACACAACTACGTAAATCTGAGTTATCAGGCATCCACATTATCTCCTAACAGTAAATGGAAGTCATGAGTATATATTGCTTTATTCACATGATAGAAAATCATTCGTAGAGCACACCCTTGGCAAGACTGTATGTGAAGTATGTCAAAATCAGTACACACGGAATCTCGCGTTCGAATCAAGACCCAGGAGTTTTGAAGTcaaaacagtaaaaatctacttTCAAACTTCAATAGCTGTGTAAACTAGGAGTAACCTCTCAAAAGCTTAGGTTTATTCTCCTACCCCCTCTTCCCTGTAAGCCTACAGTTATTAGAGATGTTCTTCGCAACTCAAGTGACGGTGTTTGATGAAGGTTTGCCGTCTTGGAGGGAGATGACAGTTTCAAATGCACCAACCAAGGCCTTAACCTTACTTTTCCGGGTTTCAACGAGTTTACTAGCAGTTTCTTCAATGACATTGTTAAACAAACccttttcatctttctttccctGCAAATCCTGGTGTCTCAAAACAACTTTTTCCCCACAAGGTTCATTGTCATTCATGTCGCCATCAACTTCTCTTGTCCTAAAGGTTCTCCGCTCAGCCTTAATATTTTGGTTGACCCCAAGTAATCTTCCTCGCCTGAACTTGAGCCTCCTTGGACCATTATTCTCGGTCTGAATGTCAACAACCTTTCCTCTCCTAAAAGATAATTTCACAGGCCGGCTATCCTTTTCTTCGGAGAATACCATCCTACCCTTTCTGGACCTTCCGCCATTTTCTCGTTCCAAATGTTCTACTTCTTCAGTATTTACAGTTTCATCTTCATCATCTTCATAATATTCAGAGTCCGAGTCATCCTCTGTATACTCAGACTCGTCTTCATCTCTCCCACCATGTGATGACAAAGGTGGAGACATTGTAAGGGAGGATGACTTGGGAGATGAAGCAACAGGTGGAGGCAATTCAGCAGCacaattttcatttttatcagaTTCCAACAACATATTTTCTGTCTCCATCTTGATCACATACAGGGTTTTCTCTTCAAGTGCGTCGTTATTGCGTACCTTTTGTTCATCGGGAGGTTGCTCTGATTCAGCCTTTTCAACTTTGTTCTGATTCTTCTGTAGAGGCACAACTTTTAAGTTTAGGTTCTTCCTTGCAGTTAGACTTGTAGCTCTAGCAAGAGAAGCTCTTGGAGACAATGAGGCTCTTGGCGATGCCAATGCTTTCTTTACAGCTACTTTGGAGGTCACAGTCCTCTTCCTCATCTTTGTATCACTACTTCCACTGTTTCTCTTAACACTTGAAGCTCCTGAAGGGACAGAAGCCAAAGGAAGCTTTTCTACCTGAGATTTCGGCTTCGAAGAAGTACTAAGTGCTTTAGAAAAGTTTTTGTCATTAGGTTTCGATGAGACTTCTTTCGAAGAGACTCCTACTTTCTTAGAGGATGTTGATCCA contains these protein-coding regions:
- the LOC108460528 gene encoding uncharacterized protein LOC108460528, with product MAEESIGSPVTLDISGSDGGNSRRNSLAVADSVSSREKTLPRYLRASTGSCHDFCKYGKKHESEEIARHPFRKRIVEKLCDEPNLFRSLDLVQRKQTSTSESKSFPNFRSHTPDMPDTIKLQLPTCSPDGNNSRIHGVQLKKEKTSAAKLKSKHPPNSRSRHKSSDVVTPEVSTNSSNSQIPRNDEVLLEEKKTSIAKLRSSPNLKSHSSDASKVMQKGGSTSSKKVGVSSKEVSSKPNDKNFSKALSTSSKPKSQVEKLPLASVPSGASSVKRNSGSSDTKMRKRTVTSKVAVKKALASPRASLSPRASLARATSLTARKNLNLKVVPLQKNQNKVEKAESEQPPDEQKVRNNDALEEKTLYVIKMETENMLLESDKNENCAAELPPPVASSPKSSSLTMSPPLSSHGGRDEDESEYTEDDSDSEYYEDDEDETVNTEEVEHLERENGGRSRKGRMVFSEEKDSRPVKLSFRRGKVVDIQTENNGPRRLKFRRGRLLGVNQNIKAERRTFRTREVDGDMNDNEPCGEKVVLRHQDLQGKKDEKGLFNNVIEETASKLVETRKSKVKALVGAFETVISLQDGKPSSNTVT